From the Panulirus ornatus isolate Po-2019 chromosome 46, ASM3632096v1, whole genome shotgun sequence genome, one window contains:
- the LOC139763293 gene encoding zeta-sarcoglycan-like, with protein sequence MMLANDNHVGVGTRLVGVVQGYRPQVDWGGDSGSATIVVGGHGMRVATSGWRRRCLYTLLVALLALCIINLSLTLWILKTVYFNVDGMGPLHVLVGGVEMEGGTELLGKVSAAQLLGRRDKALEVSGYHNLTVLTVPFLPSWDAFDNTTTTTAEPPYHNLKSFLHLNVDKVVTGAQKFTVRGEHKGLLYETSPEGTRVGAKKLTVTGSEGAEFQATMQTPHIFSQGVHEFKLESVTRNVKVQAPQDISVEARDGDILATSLKDTSLVAVQGAIRFDNPNIFMPKLSEHRPRQEAPQETTRPTVTPPETQVPPPDTILEASTTPLPGPPSPAQTPPPVQVFQVHICNNV encoded by the exons ATGATGCTGGCCAACGATAACCACGTCGGCGTCGGCACCAGACTCGTAG gtgtggtgcagggatACCGGCCGCAGGTGGACTGGGGAGGTGACTCTGGGTCGGCTACCATCGTGGTGGGCGGCCATGGGATGCGGGTGGCCACTTCCGGCTGGAGACGTCGGTGTCTGTACACTCTGCTGGTGGCACTACTGGCACTGTGCATCatcaacctctccctcacactctggATCCTCAAGACTGTCTACTTCAATGTG GACGGGATGGGGCCACTGCACGTGCTGGTCGGGGGCGTCGAGATGGAGGGAGGTACGGAGCTACTGGGTAAG GTGTCGGCCGCCCAGCTCCTGGGGCGGCGAGACAAGGCCCTGGAGGTGAGCGGCTACCACAACCTGACGGTGCTGACGGTGCCCTTCCTGCCGTCATGGGATGCCTTcgataacaccaccaccaccaccgctgaacCTCCCTACCACAACCTCAAATCTTTCCTGCACCTCA ATGTTGACAAGGTGGTGACCGGGGCGCAGAAGTTCACGGTGCGCGGGGAACACAAGGGACTCCTGTATGAGACCTCCCCGGAGGGCACCAGGGTCGGTGCTAAGAAACTGACTGTAacag GGTCGGAAGGTGCAGAGTTCCAGGCCACCATGCAGACACCCCACATCTTCTCCCAAGGCGTCCATGAATTCAA GCTAGAGAGCGTCACTAGGAACGTGAAGGTTCAGGCCCCGCAGGACATCAGTGTCGAAGCTCGCGACGGAGATATTTTAGCCACCTCCTTGAAGGACACATCCCTGGTGGCTGTTCAGGGCGCCATCAGGTTCGACAACCCCAATATATTCATGCCTAAGCTGTCGGAGCACAGGCCGCGGCAGGAGGCCCCACAGGAGACGACCCGCCCCACCGTCACTCCTCCAG AGACGCAAGTCCCGCCACCTGACACCATCTTGGAGGCCTCCACAACCCCTCTTCCAGGACCCCCGTCCCCGGCCCAGACCCCGCCACCTGTGCAGGTGTTCCAGGTACACATCTGTAATAACGTTTGA